A single window of Streptomyces xanthii DNA harbors:
- the efp gene encoding elongation factor P: MASTNDLKNGLVLKLEGGQLWSVVEFQHVKPGKGPAFVRTKLKNVLSGKVVDKTFNAGVKVETATIDKRDMQFSYMDGDYFVFMDMETYDQLHVDRKAVGDAANFLIEGFTATVAQHEGEVLFVELPAAVELTIAETEPGVQGDRSTGGTKPATLETGHQIQVPLFITTGEKIKVDTRDSGYLGRVNS, translated from the coding sequence GTGGCTTCCACGAACGACCTCAAGAACGGCCTGGTGCTCAAGCTCGAAGGCGGCCAGCTCTGGTCCGTCGTCGAGTTCCAGCACGTCAAGCCCGGCAAGGGCCCGGCCTTCGTGCGCACCAAGCTGAAGAACGTGCTCTCCGGCAAGGTCGTCGACAAGACGTTCAACGCCGGCGTCAAGGTCGAGACGGCCACGATCGACAAGCGCGACATGCAGTTCTCGTACATGGACGGCGACTACTTCGTCTTCATGGACATGGAGACCTACGACCAGCTGCACGTCGACCGCAAGGCCGTCGGCGACGCCGCCAACTTCCTGATCGAGGGCTTCACCGCCACGGTCGCGCAGCACGAGGGCGAGGTGCTCTTCGTCGAGCTGCCGGCCGCCGTCGAGCTGACCATTGCCGAGACCGAGCCGGGCGTCCAGGGCGACCGCTCCACCGGTGGCACCAAGCCCGCCACCCTGGAGACCGGCCACCAGATCCAGGTCCCGCTCTTCATCACCACGGGCGAGAAGATCAAGGTCGACACCCGTGACAGCGGCTACCTCGGCCGGGTGAACAGCTAA
- the nusB gene encoding transcription antitermination factor NusB — MAARNTARKRAFQILFEADQRGADVLTVLADWIRHSRSDTRQPPVSEYTMELVEGYAKKATRIDELISQYAVGWTLDRMPVVDRNIVRIGAYELVWVDGTPDAVVLDEAVSLAKEFSTDESPAFINGLLGRFKDLKPSLRRDEA, encoded by the coding sequence GTGGCTGCCCGTAACACGGCCCGCAAGCGCGCCTTCCAGATCCTCTTCGAGGCAGACCAGCGCGGCGCCGACGTCCTGACGGTCCTCGCGGACTGGATCCGGCACTCCCGCAGCGACACGCGGCAGCCGCCCGTCAGCGAGTACACGATGGAGCTGGTCGAGGGATACGCCAAGAAGGCGACCCGGATCGACGAGCTCATCTCGCAGTACGCCGTCGGGTGGACCCTGGACCGGATGCCGGTCGTCGACCGCAACATCGTGCGGATCGGCGCCTATGAGCTGGTCTGGGTCGACGGGACCCCGGACGCCGTGGTCCTCGACGAGGCCGTCTCGCTGGCCAAGGAGTTCTCCACGGATGAGTCTCCGGCGTTCATCAACGGGCTTCTGGGCCGTTTCAAGGACCTGAAGCCTTCGTTGCGGCGCGACGAGGCGTAA